In a genomic window of Streptomyces sp. NBC_01231:
- a CDS encoding NarK/NasA family nitrate transporter — protein MTAPSTAPAPPNRGGRWIQQWDPEDETFWKETGEKVAKRNLLFSVLSEHIGFSIWTMWSVLVLFMGPEYGLTPADKFLLTSLVTLVGAVVRVPYTFAIAIFGGRNWTIVSAALLLIPTVAAFTVMEPGTSFNTLLLIGLLAGIGGGNFASSMTNINAFFPLRKKGWALGLNAGGGNIGVPVIQLVALAIIGASGGPRVLLGIYIPLIVIAAVLAALFMDNIASVKNDTGAAKDAARDPHTWIMSFLYIGTFGSFIGYSFAFGQVLTNQFGRTPLEAAYVTFIGPLLGSLIRPLGGWLADKYGGSKITLYNYIGMGAATAVLIVASMQKSLTLFTCAFVVLFVLSGLGNGSTFKMIPGIFQTKALAKGLEGEEAAAYGRRLSGASMGLIGAVGALGGVGINLAFRQSFLSYGSGTGAFVAFLAFYGACFVVTWAVYLRRPARQATATAATDTKPQLNYAEV, from the coding sequence ATGACAGCCCCGAGCACAGCCCCCGCACCCCCTAACAGGGGCGGCCGATGGATCCAGCAGTGGGATCCGGAGGACGAGACCTTCTGGAAGGAGACCGGAGAGAAGGTCGCCAAGCGCAACCTCCTCTTCTCGGTCCTCTCCGAGCACATCGGGTTCTCGATCTGGACCATGTGGTCCGTGCTGGTGCTCTTCATGGGCCCGGAGTACGGGCTCACCCCGGCGGACAAGTTCCTGCTGACGTCGTTGGTGACGCTGGTCGGAGCCGTCGTCCGGGTCCCGTACACCTTCGCCATCGCGATCTTCGGCGGCCGGAACTGGACCATCGTCTCCGCAGCCCTCCTGCTCATCCCGACCGTCGCCGCGTTCACGGTGATGGAGCCCGGGACCTCCTTCAACACCCTCCTGCTGATCGGCCTGCTGGCCGGCATCGGCGGCGGCAACTTCGCCTCCTCGATGACCAACATCAACGCCTTCTTCCCTCTGCGTAAGAAGGGCTGGGCGCTCGGCCTGAACGCGGGCGGCGGCAACATCGGCGTGCCGGTCATCCAGCTGGTGGCGCTCGCGATCATCGGTGCCAGCGGCGGCCCCCGGGTGCTGCTGGGGATCTACATCCCGCTGATCGTCATCGCGGCCGTCCTCGCCGCGCTCTTCATGGACAACATCGCGTCCGTGAAGAACGACACCGGCGCCGCGAAGGACGCCGCGAGGGACCCGCACACCTGGATCATGTCCTTCCTCTACATCGGGACGTTCGGTTCGTTCATCGGATACAGCTTCGCCTTCGGGCAGGTGCTGACCAACCAGTTCGGCCGGACCCCGCTGGAGGCGGCGTACGTCACCTTCATCGGCCCGCTGCTCGGCTCCCTGATCCGCCCCCTGGGCGGGTGGCTGGCCGACAAGTACGGCGGCTCGAAGATCACGCTGTACAACTACATCGGAATGGGCGCGGCGACCGCGGTCCTCATCGTCGCCAGCATGCAGAAGTCGCTGACCCTGTTCACCTGCGCCTTCGTGGTGCTGTTCGTCCTCAGCGGCCTCGGCAACGGCTCGACGTTCAAGATGATCCCGGGCATCTTCCAGACGAAGGCCCTGGCCAAGGGGCTGGAGGGCGAAGAGGCCGCCGCGTACGGGCGTCGCCTCTCCGGTGCCTCCATGGGTCTGATCGGCGCGGTCGGCGCGCTCGGCGGCGTGGGCATCAACCTCGCCTTCCGGCAGTCCTTCCTCTCCTACGGCTCCGGCACCGGCGCCTTCGTCGCCTTCCTCGCCTTCTACGGTGCCTGCTTCGTGGTCACCTGGGCCGTATACCTTCGCCGTCCGGCCCGCCAGGCCACGGCGACGGCTGCCACAGACACGAAGCCGCAGCTCAACTACGCGGAAGTGTGA
- a CDS encoding acyltransferase, which translates to MSTAPTQPALQEQPGEVPEQRSAAAPGRDRYFDLLRAIALGRVVFYHLFGWAWLPVVFPSMGVMFALAGNLMARSLGKRPAVQVVRGRMRRLLPPLWLLGTIGVSGMLLGGWGPDSEGHPAWWWIHLSFWILPLSDPPYGEGVPGIHGLISSEWSEQLAVPLWYIRAYLWFVLLSPFLLKALRALPWPTILSPIALSAALEFGWLNVPSWRLDSNLVDFGAFGACWLLGMAHQEGILQRLPRYVVPSLAPVVACIGLWYMLTHGFRPNHDLDDIPFAQSLWSFATVLLLLHFSPSWSEWPRPLRRWDRLVTLFNSRAVTIYLWHNVCIVVAESLWDHLWNVPLLEEHAPWLLESSWPLLVVVWALTACCILAFGWMEDVAAKRRPRLWPDGSGGGRNARHR; encoded by the coding sequence ATGAGTACGGCACCCACACAGCCCGCCCTCCAGGAACAGCCCGGCGAAGTGCCCGAGCAGCGGTCGGCCGCCGCTCCGGGCCGCGACCGCTACTTCGACCTGCTGCGGGCCATCGCCCTCGGCAGGGTCGTCTTCTACCACCTGTTCGGCTGGGCCTGGCTCCCGGTGGTGTTCCCGTCCATGGGTGTGATGTTCGCCCTGGCCGGCAACCTCATGGCCCGCTCCCTCGGCAAGCGCCCCGCGGTGCAGGTCGTCCGCGGCCGTATGCGCCGACTGCTGCCGCCGCTGTGGCTGCTGGGCACCATCGGGGTGTCCGGCATGCTGCTCGGCGGCTGGGGGCCGGACTCCGAGGGCCATCCGGCCTGGTGGTGGATCCACCTCTCCTTCTGGATCCTGCCGCTGAGCGACCCGCCGTACGGCGAGGGTGTGCCCGGTATTCACGGGCTGATCAGCAGCGAATGGTCCGAACAACTGGCCGTACCGCTGTGGTACATCCGCGCCTACCTGTGGTTCGTCCTGCTGTCGCCGTTCCTGCTGAAGGCCCTGCGCGCGCTGCCCTGGCCGACGATCCTGTCGCCGATCGCCCTGTCCGCGGCCCTGGAGTTCGGCTGGCTCAACGTGCCCAGCTGGCGGCTCGACTCCAACCTCGTCGACTTCGGCGCGTTCGGCGCCTGCTGGCTCCTCGGCATGGCCCACCAGGAAGGCATCCTGCAACGTCTGCCGCGCTACGTCGTGCCCTCGCTCGCGCCCGTGGTCGCCTGCATCGGCCTCTGGTACATGCTCACGCACGGCTTCAGACCGAACCACGACCTCGACGACATCCCCTTCGCCCAGTCCCTGTGGTCCTTCGCCACCGTGCTGCTGCTCCTGCACTTCAGCCCCTCCTGGTCCGAGTGGCCGCGCCCGCTGCGCCGCTGGGACCGGCTGGTCACCCTGTTCAACTCCCGGGCGGTGACCATCTACCTGTGGCACAACGTGTGCATCGTGGTCGCGGAGTCGCTGTGGGACCACCTGTGGAACGTTCCGCTGCTGGAGGAGCACGCCCCCTGGCTGCTGGAGAGCTCCTGGCCCCTGCTGGTCGTCGTCTGGGCCCTCACCGCCTGCTGCATCCTGGCCTTCGGCTGGATGGAGGACGTGGCGGCCAAGAGGCGGCCGAGGCTGTGGCCGGACGGGTCGGGAGGCGGCCGTAACGCCAGACACCGCTGA
- a CDS encoding sigma-70 family RNA polymerase sigma factor — protein sequence MSQPSEPDEELMRALYREHAGPLLAYVLRLVAGDRQRAEDVVQETLIRAWKNAGQLNRATGSVRPWLVTVARRIVIDGHRSRQARPQEVDPSPLEVIPAEDEIDKALWLMTLSDALDDLTPAHREVLVETYFKGRTVNEAAETLGIPSGTVRSRVFYALRSMKLALEERGVTA from the coding sequence ATGTCCCAGCCCTCGGAACCTGATGAGGAGCTGATGCGTGCCCTGTACAGGGAACACGCCGGACCCCTCCTTGCGTACGTCCTTCGTCTCGTTGCCGGCGACCGGCAGAGAGCCGAGGACGTCGTGCAGGAGACACTCATCCGTGCCTGGAAGAATGCCGGCCAGCTCAATCGAGCGACCGGTTCGGTACGCCCCTGGCTGGTGACGGTCGCCCGGCGCATCGTCATCGACGGCCACCGCAGCCGGCAAGCCCGGCCGCAGGAGGTCGATCCGTCGCCGCTGGAGGTCATCCCCGCGGAGGACGAGATCGACAAGGCGCTGTGGCTGATGACGTTGTCCGATGCGCTCGACGACCTGACCCCGGCCCACCGGGAGGTGCTCGTCGAGACGTACTTCAAGGGGCGTACGGTCAACGAGGCGGCCGAGACCCTGGGCATACCCAGCGGCACCGTTCGCTCAAGGGTTTTCTATGCCCTGCGGTCGATGAAGCTGGCACTGGAGGAGCGGGGGGTGACGGCGTGA
- a CDS encoding CGNR zinc finger domain-containing protein, protein MALGTATDAYELRFDAGRICLDLLATTHPVERLGSVAVLRAWVAGSGLVPAGTELAHADASWLAGFRELRARIGQLVPGGLAPEGRPYDLALAHVNEIARAAPPAPRAVPGADGTLVRELDGPPACTALLGAVARDVVELLTDPLARAGLRQCEGDNCPIVYLDTSRGRRRRWCSSEVCGNRERVARHRRRAALTRA, encoded by the coding sequence ATGGCACTGGGTACGGCCACGGACGCGTACGAGTTGCGGTTCGACGCCGGGCGGATCTGTCTGGATCTCCTCGCGACCACCCACCCCGTCGAACGCCTCGGCTCGGTCGCGGTGCTGCGCGCCTGGGTCGCCGGGTCGGGGCTCGTCCCCGCGGGCACCGAACTGGCGCACGCCGACGCCTCCTGGCTGGCCGGATTCCGTGAACTGCGGGCGCGTATCGGACAGTTGGTCCCGGGCGGGCTCGCTCCCGAGGGGCGGCCCTACGACCTGGCGCTCGCCCACGTCAACGAGATCGCCCGCGCCGCGCCCCCGGCTCCCCGAGCCGTGCCCGGCGCGGACGGCACGCTCGTACGGGAGCTGGACGGACCGCCCGCGTGCACGGCGCTGCTCGGGGCCGTCGCCCGGGACGTCGTGGAACTGCTCACCGACCCGCTCGCGCGGGCGGGGCTCAGACAGTGCGAAGGGGACAACTGCCCCATTGTCTACCTCGACACATCACGGGGGCGCAGGCGGCGTTGGTGCTCCAGCGAGGTCTGCGGGAACCGCGAAAGAGTGGCCAGGCATCGACGCCGGGCGGCACTCACCCGCGCCTGA
- a CDS encoding glycosyltransferase, which produces MASRTRRPGAATGAPDGSRRRRLPMRLLLPLLVLVALMAMLMLRGYVHSEILADHRIQPEASTDKVPEKILDGGPVIDTRGGRTTTLKVPDHRMVLTFDDGPDPTWTPKVLDVLKKHHAHAVFFVTGTMTSRYPDLVKRMVDEGHEIGLHTFDHPDLSYQSQKRIDWELSQTQLAITGAAGIRTSLFRPPYSSFADAMDNKSWPVTEYIGTRGYITVVNNTDSEDWRKPGVAQIIRNATPKGGKGAIVLMHDSGGDRHQTVQALDRFLPDMQAKGYEFDNLTEALDAPSAATPVTGVDLWKGKAWIFLVQASDNIAAVLVVCLAGIGFLVITRFGLMFVLSGIHVRRVRRRGFRWGAPVTEPVSVLVPAYNEAKCIESTVRSLMQSDHPIEVVVIDDGSSDGTARIVEELALPGVRVVRQLNAGKPAALNRGVANARYDLVVMMDGDTVFEPSTVRELVQPFGDRRVGAVAGNAKVGNKDTLIGAWQHIEYVMGFNLDRRMYDVLQCMPTIPGAVGAFRRTALERVGGMSDDTLAEDTDITMAIHRDGWRVVYAENARAWTEAPESVQQLWSQRYRWSYGTMQAIWKHRGALFDRGPSGRFGRVGLPLVSLFMVLAPLLAPLIDVFLIYGLVFGPTEKTIVAWFGVLAIQAACAMYSFVLDRERLTPLISLPLQQILYRQLMYVVLLQSWITALTGGRLRWQKLRRMGGVSAPPNVPVQGRKVAERRPVG; this is translated from the coding sequence ATGGCATCCCGTACCCGCCGTCCCGGGGCCGCGACCGGAGCCCCCGACGGCTCCCGGCGCCGCCGCCTGCCCATGCGTCTGTTGCTGCCGCTGCTCGTCCTCGTCGCGCTGATGGCGATGCTGATGCTGCGCGGCTACGTCCACAGCGAGATCCTCGCCGACCACCGGATCCAGCCCGAGGCCTCCACCGACAAGGTGCCCGAGAAGATACTCGACGGGGGCCCGGTCATCGACACCCGCGGCGGCCGCACCACCACCCTGAAGGTGCCCGACCACCGGATGGTCCTCACCTTCGACGACGGCCCCGACCCGACCTGGACCCCCAAGGTCCTGGACGTGCTCAAGAAGCACCACGCGCACGCCGTCTTCTTCGTCACCGGCACCATGACCTCGCGCTATCCGGACCTGGTCAAGCGCATGGTCGACGAGGGCCACGAGATCGGCCTGCACACGTTCGACCACCCCGACCTCTCCTACCAGTCGCAGAAGCGCATCGACTGGGAGCTGTCCCAGACACAGCTCGCGATCACCGGCGCCGCCGGCATCCGCACCTCGCTCTTCCGGCCGCCGTACTCCTCCTTCGCCGACGCCATGGACAACAAGTCCTGGCCGGTCACCGAATACATCGGCACCCGCGGCTACATCACCGTCGTCAACAACACCGACAGCGAGGACTGGCGCAAGCCGGGCGTCGCGCAGATCATCCGCAACGCCACGCCCAAGGGCGGCAAGGGCGCCATCGTCCTGATGCACGACTCCGGCGGTGACCGCCACCAGACCGTGCAGGCACTCGACCGCTTCCTGCCCGACATGCAGGCCAAGGGCTACGAGTTCGACAACCTCACCGAGGCCCTCGACGCGCCCAGCGCCGCCACCCCGGTCACCGGCGTCGACCTGTGGAAGGGCAAGGCCTGGATCTTCCTCGTGCAGGCCTCGGACAACATCGCCGCCGTCCTGGTGGTCTGCCTCGCCGGCATCGGCTTCCTGGTCATCACGCGCTTCGGCCTGATGTTCGTGCTCTCCGGCATCCACGTCCGTCGGGTCCGCCGCCGCGGCTTCCGCTGGGGAGCGCCGGTCACCGAACCGGTGTCGGTGCTGGTCCCGGCGTACAACGAGGCCAAGTGCATCGAGAGCACCGTGCGTTCACTGATGCAGAGCGACCATCCGATCGAGGTCGTCGTCATCGACGACGGGTCGAGCGACGGCACCGCCCGGATCGTGGAGGAACTCGCCCTGCCGGGCGTCCGTGTCGTCCGCCAGCTCAACGCGGGCAAGCCCGCCGCCCTCAACCGGGGTGTGGCGAACGCCCGGTACGACCTCGTCGTGATGATGGACGGCGACACCGTCTTCGAACCGTCCACGGTCCGCGAACTCGTGCAGCCCTTCGGGGACCGCCGGGTCGGCGCGGTCGCCGGCAACGCGAAGGTCGGCAACAAGGACACCCTCATCGGCGCCTGGCAGCACATCGAGTACGTGATGGGCTTCAACCTGGACCGCCGGATGTACGACGTCCTGCAGTGCATGCCCACCATCCCGGGCGCCGTCGGAGCCTTCCGGCGCACGGCCCTGGAACGGGTCGGCGGCATGAGCGACGACACGCTCGCCGAGGACACCGACATCACCATGGCCATCCACCGCGACGGCTGGCGCGTCGTCTACGCCGAGAACGCCCGCGCCTGGACCGAGGCCCCGGAGTCCGTCCAGCAGCTGTGGTCCCAGCGCTACCGCTGGTCGTACGGCACCATGCAGGCGATCTGGAAACACCGCGGCGCCCTCTTCGACCGGGGCCCGTCGGGCCGTTTCGGCCGGGTCGGACTGCCGCTGGTGTCCCTCTTCATGGTCCTGGCGCCGCTGCTGGCCCCGCTGATCGACGTGTTCCTCATCTACGGCCTGGTCTTCGGCCCCACCGAGAAGACGATCGTGGCCTGGTTCGGCGTCCTCGCCATCCAGGCTGCCTGCGCCATGTACTCCTTCGTCCTGGACCGCGAGCGGCTGACCCCGCTCATCTCACTGCCCCTGCAACAGATCCTCTACCGCCAGTTGATGTACGTCGTCCTGCTCCAGTCCTGGATCACCGCCCTCACCGGCGGCCGGCTGCGCTGGCAGAAGCTGCGGCGCATGGGCGGGGTGTCGGCGCCGCCGAACGTGCCCGTGCAGGGCAGGAAGGTCGCGGAAAGGAGGCCGGTGGGATGA
- a CDS encoding uroporphyrinogen-III synthase, whose translation MFDEQQLPNHGPLAGFTVGVTAARRADELGALLQRRGAAVLHAPALRIVQLADDSELLAATKEVIDKAPDVVVATTAIGFRGWVEAADGWGLGEDLLARLRGVELLARGPKVKGAVRAAGLTEEWSPSSESMAEVLDRLLEEGVEGRRVAVQLHGEPLPGFVEALRAGGAEVLGVPVYRWMPPEDIGPVDRLLDATVSRGLDALTFTSAPAAASLLSRAEERGLLPELLAALNHDVLPACVGPVTALPLQAQGVDTVSPERFRLGPLVQLLCQELPGRARTLPIAGHRVEIRGHAVLVDGDLKPVPPAGMSLLRALARRPGWVVARSDLLRALPGSGRDEHAVETAMARLRTSLGAPKLIQTVVKRGYRLALDPAADAKYSDG comes from the coding sequence ATGTTCGACGAACAGCAGCTACCGAACCACGGCCCCCTCGCGGGCTTCACCGTGGGGGTGACCGCCGCGCGCCGGGCCGACGAGCTGGGCGCACTGCTCCAGCGGCGCGGAGCCGCGGTCCTGCACGCCCCCGCCCTGCGCATCGTGCAGCTCGCCGACGACAGCGAGCTGCTCGCGGCGACCAAGGAGGTCATCGACAAGGCGCCGGACGTCGTGGTCGCCACCACCGCGATCGGCTTCCGCGGCTGGGTCGAGGCCGCCGACGGCTGGGGCCTCGGCGAGGACCTGCTGGCCCGGCTGCGGGGAGTGGAGCTCCTGGCGCGCGGCCCCAAGGTCAAGGGCGCGGTACGTGCCGCCGGCCTGACCGAGGAGTGGTCGCCGTCGTCCGAGTCCATGGCCGAGGTGCTCGACCGGCTGCTGGAGGAGGGCGTGGAAGGCCGCCGTGTCGCCGTACAGCTGCACGGTGAGCCGCTGCCCGGGTTCGTGGAGGCGCTGCGGGCCGGGGGAGCGGAGGTGCTCGGGGTGCCCGTCTACCGGTGGATGCCGCCGGAGGACATCGGGCCGGTGGACCGGCTGCTGGACGCCACCGTGTCCCGCGGCCTGGACGCGCTTACCTTCACCAGCGCGCCGGCCGCCGCCTCGCTGCTGTCCCGGGCCGAGGAACGAGGCCTGCTGCCCGAGCTGTTGGCCGCGCTCAACCACGACGTGCTGCCGGCCTGTGTCGGCCCGGTCACCGCGCTGCCGCTCCAGGCCCAGGGCGTCGACACGGTCTCGCCGGAGCGGTTCCGGCTCGGTCCGCTCGTCCAACTGCTGTGCCAGGAACTGCCGGGGCGGGCGCGGACGCTGCCGATCGCCGGGCACCGGGTGGAGATCCGCGGACACGCGGTGCTGGTGGACGGGGACCTGAAGCCGGTGCCGCCGGCCGGAATGTCCTTGTTGCGGGCCCTGGCCCGACGGCCGGGATGGGTGGTGGCCCGCTCGGACCTGCTGCGGGCGTTGCCCGGTTCCGGCCGCGACGAGCACGCCGTGGAGACGGCGATGGCTCGCCTGCGGACGTCGCTGGGGGCGCCGAAGCTGATCCAGACGGTGGTGAAGCGGGGGTACCGGCTGGCGTTGGACCCGGCCGCCGACGCGAAGTATTCGGACGGGTGA